The genomic window CCCGGCACAAAGCATTTGGTGCGCACCGGCGTTGAAACGGTGCTCAACCCGTACGATGAGTACGCGCTCGAAGCAGCGCTGCAAATCAAAGAGAAGGCCGGCGGTGATACCACCGTCACGGTCTTTAGTATGGCACCGGAAGCGCTCAAGGAAACGCTGCGCAAGGCGCTCGCGATGGGCGCCGATGACGCGGTGCTGCTCAGCGACGCGGGGCTCGAGGGCAGCGACGTTTGGGCAACCTCGTACGCGATCTCGCACGCGCTCAAAAAAGTCGGTTTCGACCTCTTGCTCGTCGGCGGTCTCTCCGACGACGGCTCCACCGGCGCAACACCCGGTGCGCTCGCCGAATACCTGCAGACTGCGCTGGTGACGAACGTGCGCAAAGCCGAAGTGCAGGATGGTAAACTGCGCCTGGAACGCGAGACCGACACCGGCTATCAAGACGTGGTCGCGCCGCTGCCGTGCGTGATGACGACGGCACTCACCTTCGGCGAGCCGCGCTATGCGTCGCTCAAAGGCATCATGGGGGCCAAGAAAAAGACGATCGCCGCTCTCGCGATCGGCGATCTCGGACTCGATCAGGCGGTCGGGCAGGGTGGTTCCAAGACCGAACTGCTTGCGTTCGCGCCGCCGCCGGTGCGCGGCAAAGGCACCGTGGTCGAAGCAGCCGACGGCGCCGCCGGTGCGAAAGCGATCTTCGATTTCCTCAAAGAGCGGAAGTTGGTATAGATGAAAGACGTTCTCGTCTACGTTCAGCACAAGGGCGGGCAGACGCCGAAAGTCAGTTTCGAGATGGCGACGCAGGCGCGTGCGCTCGCCGATCAGCTCGGCGGTAAAGCGCATGCACTCGTCGTGGGAAGCGGTGCGAGCGCGTTGGCGCAGACGCTCAAGACCTATCCGCTCGATGTCGTGCACGTCAACGACGACCCGCAGGTCGACGAGTTTCTGCTCGATCCCCTCATCGATTATTTGGAAGCGGCCGCCAAGACGATCGGTCCCTCGCTCGTGTTGGTTGCCAACACGCTGACCGGGAAGGACGTTGCCGGGCGTTTGGTCGGCCGTTTGAACGCGGGGATGTGCGCCGACGCAACCGACTTCAAAATCGAGGGTGGTACGGTCGAAGCGATCATGCCGAAGTTCGGCGGCGCGATGGTCACCACGTGCGCGCTCAAACCCGGTGATTACGGGGTCGTGACGATTCGGCCCAATGCGTTCGCCGCGCAGGCCGGCGGCGGCGGCGCGAGCGTGCAAGCAATCGAAAAACCGGCCGGCAAGAAGTACACGGTGACGATCGAGAAGGACGTCGAGGAGGGCTCGGGCGAGCTGGCGTTGGAAGAAGCGCCGGTTGTGGTCGCCGGCGGGCGCGGCCTCGGTGGCCCCGAGCCGTTCGAGCAGCTGCTCAAGCCGTTGGCGAGCGCGCTTGGGGGAGCGGTCGGCGCGTCCCGCGCGGCGGCCGATGCCGGATGGGTACCGTACAGCCTCCAGATCGGGCAGACCGGAAAGACGGTCAGCCCCACGCTCTATATCGCGGTCGGGATCTCGGGCGCGATACAACACAAGGTCGGCATGCGTTCTTCAGGTACGATCGTCGCGATAAACAAAGATGGAAGCTCGCCGATCGGCGAATTCTCGGATCTCCTGGTCGTGGGCGACGCCTTCGCAATCGTTCCGGAGCTTACCAAACTCGTGCAAGCCGCCAAATCATAAGTTAGGATCTCGAACACTTTGAAACGCCTCACCTTCCCGCTCACGCTGATCGCTGCGTTCACCGCACTGCTCATCGTCACGCAGCCTAGCGCCCAAGCCGGGCTGTTCGGCGGCGACAAGCACGCCGCATCGCCGTCGCCCTCACCCTCGCCCTCCGCGCTCCCGACCGCATCACCCGAACCGCCGTCGGTAGCGATTCCACGTTTGGAAGCCAAGCTCAAGGCCAATCCCAACGACCAGGACGCGATGACGCAGCTGGCCGGACAGTTCTTGGGAATCAATCGTCCGGATTACGCTGCGCAAATCACCCAGCATCTGCTCCAGATGGGCGATAAGACCGCGCAAGTGTATTATCTGGACGGATATGCGATGCAGGCGCTGGGGCGCCAAGACGTTGCGATCGCGGATTTGGAGCAAGCCGAGAACCTCGATCCGAGCAACATCGGTATCCTCGAGCAGCTCACCGATCTGTATCTCAAGGCCAACCGCTTCACCGACGCCGAGCGCATCGCCAACCGCAGCATCGTGTTGAACAAAGGCGACGCCGAATCGTACTCCATGCTCGGAGCCGTCTATGCCTCGGAACAGAAATACGACGATGCGCGCGCGCAGTTCGAGATCGCGGCTGCCAAGGATCCGAAGGACACGGACCCACTCTTCCAGATCGCGCAGACGTATGCGGCGCAAGACAATATTCCGATTGCGCTGCAAGAGATCGCGCGCGTTCTCGCAATCGATCCGAAGAACGTCCAGGCGCTGGTTTTCAAAGCCGATCTCTACGCTCGTCAACATGACGACCAAAAGGCGTCCGACGCGTATGACGACGCGATCGTGGCCGCCCCCGACGATCAGCAAAAGGTCGCGATCGTTGCGCGCAAAGCGGCATACTACGTCGGAGAGAAGAAGTTCTCGCAAGCGGAGACCGTCTTTCTCCAAGGAATAGCGCAATATCCGAAGGTTCCGCAAATCTACGTTGCTTACGGCGATTACTTGGCCAGCCAAAAAAATCTCGACAAGGCCAAGGTGCAGTGGCAGACGGCATTGTCCATCGACGGCAGCGATACCGATGCCTTGAATCGGCTGGGCCAGCTGGCGCTGCAAGAGCAGAAGTATCAAGATGCCGTGAACTACCTCAAGCAATTCACCACGTTGCAGCCCGATCCGGCGGCATTTGCGATGCTCGGACAAGCCTATTCGTTCTTGCACGATTACCCGGACTCGAAAGACGCGTGCAGCAAGAGCTTCCAGATGCAGCGCACGCCTGATTCGCTCGGCTGTATTGCCGGCGCCGATTACGCGATGAAGAACTACAAAGAAGCCTCGCAGATCTTCGACGTCCTCGATAACAATGCCAAGGGCTTCTTGGATCAGAATCCGGAGCTGCTGTACATTGCCGGCAGGTCCTACGAGCAGACGAAACAGCGAGAAAAAGCCGCGAATGCCTACAAGCGTTTGCTGCCGATGGTGCGAAAAGGGACCAAGCAATACAGCGAGATCCAGCACTGGATCGCGGATTTGAGCAAGCCCGCACCGAAGCCGGCGCCGAAAAAGAAACCGGCCTCGAAACCGTGAGGTGAGGTCGCACCTCGGGATGAGGTAGGCGTGAAGATCGTTTTCGATCCCATCTATGGCGACCATCTCCGCGATCTCGGGCACCCCGAGTCGCCCGATCGCGTAGAGCTCGTCGCGGCGCGTTTGGGCGAGCGCGGTTTGGCAAGCGACATCCTCGCCGCGCGTGACGCGGCCGACGACGTCATCGAGCGCGTGCACGAACACCGGTACGTCGAATTGGTCAAACGCGAGATCGGCGATCTTTCCGAACCGCGGTATCTCTCGACCGGCGACGTCGTCGTCGATGCGCGCACGCTCGACGTCGCACGCCGCGCCGCCGGCGGTGCCGTCGCAGCGATGGAAGCGGCGGTCGCCGGAAATCAGGCGGTTTTCGCGTTGGTTCGGCCGCCCGGTCACCACGCCGAATCCGCGCGCGGCATGGGGTTCTGCGTCTTCAATAATGCGGCAATCGCCGCGCGGGCGTATCAGGCTCAGGCCGGCGGCCGCGTGCTGCTGGTCGATTTCGATTATCATCACGGAAACGGGTCGCAGGATGCGGCCGGCAGCGGCTTGAGCTACGTCTCGACGCACGCCTGGCCGGCGTATCCCGGCACCGGTCACGAAATCCTCGAATTCGGCGGCGATGCGCTGGTCAATGTCCCGCTGCCGGCAACCGGCGTCGCAACCGAAGCGTTCGTCGCGATTTGGGAAGCGTTGCTCGATCGGATCGCGGCATTCGTTCGTCCCGATCT from Candidatus Baltobacteraceae bacterium includes these protein-coding regions:
- a CDS encoding electron transfer flavoprotein subunit beta/FixA family protein is translated as MKIVVTVKLVPDPNAEKRIDPGTKHLVRTGVETVLNPYDEYALEAALQIKEKAGGDTTVTVFSMAPEALKETLRKALAMGADDAVLLSDAGLEGSDVWATSYAISHALKKVGFDLLLVGGLSDDGSTGATPGALAEYLQTALVTNVRKAEVQDGKLRLERETDTGYQDVVAPLPCVMTTALTFGEPRYASLKGIMGAKKKTIAALAIGDLGLDQAVGQGGSKTELLAFAPPPVRGKGTVVEAADGAAGAKAIFDFLKERKLV
- a CDS encoding electron transfer flavoprotein subunit alpha/FixB family protein; the protein is MKDVLVYVQHKGGQTPKVSFEMATQARALADQLGGKAHALVVGSGASALAQTLKTYPLDVVHVNDDPQVDEFLLDPLIDYLEAAAKTIGPSLVLVANTLTGKDVAGRLVGRLNAGMCADATDFKIEGGTVEAIMPKFGGAMVTTCALKPGDYGVVTIRPNAFAAQAGGGGASVQAIEKPAGKKYTVTIEKDVEEGSGELALEEAPVVVAGGRGLGGPEPFEQLLKPLASALGGAVGASRAAADAGWVPYSLQIGQTGKTVSPTLYIAVGISGAIQHKVGMRSSGTIVAINKDGSSPIGEFSDLLVVGDAFAIVPELTKLVQAAKS
- a CDS encoding tetratricopeptide repeat protein, yielding MKRLTFPLTLIAAFTALLIVTQPSAQAGLFGGDKHAASPSPSPSPSALPTASPEPPSVAIPRLEAKLKANPNDQDAMTQLAGQFLGINRPDYAAQITQHLLQMGDKTAQVYYLDGYAMQALGRQDVAIADLEQAENLDPSNIGILEQLTDLYLKANRFTDAERIANRSIVLNKGDAESYSMLGAVYASEQKYDDARAQFEIAAAKDPKDTDPLFQIAQTYAAQDNIPIALQEIARVLAIDPKNVQALVFKADLYARQHDDQKASDAYDDAIVAAPDDQQKVAIVARKAAYYVGEKKFSQAETVFLQGIAQYPKVPQIYVAYGDYLASQKNLDKAKVQWQTALSIDGSDTDALNRLGQLALQEQKYQDAVNYLKQFTTLQPDPAAFAMLGQAYSFLHDYPDSKDACSKSFQMQRTPDSLGCIAGADYAMKNYKEASQIFDVLDNNAKGFLDQNPELLYIAGRSYEQTKQREKAANAYKRLLPMVRKGTKQYSEIQHWIADLSKPAPKPAPKKKPASKP